From Pseudomonas sp. stari2:
GATGAAGCTGGTGGCGCTGGCATTGGCAGCCACGGCCAGCAGGGCGGCAGCGCTGAGCAGGCGAAGACGGGACATGGTGTAACTCCTCTGGAAATATCGTATTGAGAGGTGGCTTGGTGTCTGGGAAGTCAGACGCTAGTCGCACGGCATTCGCCACGTTCTGCCCGGATATTAGGCCTGTGTGGGAGGTTTCGCACAGAGGGCAAAGTGCTAGCGCCAGAAGGGTTTCTCCAGCTCATTCAGTCGATCCGCGTGGCTGAGGCCGAGATCGGCGAGATCCCGCCCATCGAGTTGGGCCAGCAGGCGCCGTGTTCTGGCGCGCTCCAGGCCTCGCCAGAAGCCTTTGAATAGTCGCCGTAGAAGACCGTAGCGGGGAGAGCGATCGACTGTAACTGCTGAAACATCCTGTAAGTGATTCATGACGTCTTCCTTAAGTCAGTGGAGGCGGAAGGTCATGTTGATCTCAATGCTGTGAGCACGGCAGATACACCGTGACAAAATTGTACTGGTTCAGTTTTTCGTTAAGTGAAACTGTACCTGTCTGCGATACAAGCACCTGTATCGCATGTTTTCCGAGCCCAAAACGACAAGACCCGTCGCGGTTTCCCGCGACGGGTCTTGTTTGTTCAATTCGGGTTGCTGGCGGTGGGTCTGGCGACCAGAGCCAGCGACGCTACTTAGCGCCAGAACGGCTTGCTGAGCTCTTCGTAGCGTTGTGCTTCGCTGATACCGGCGTCAGCCAGCAGACGCGAATCCAGACGAGCCAGTTGATGGCGGCTGGAGATGCGGCGCTGCCACAACATCAGGTTGGCGATAACGCGCAGAGGCAGGGAAGCTTGGGTTTTTGCAGCTTTGTCTTCGAAGAACAGTTCGGAACTGAGTGTACGTTCCATGGTTGACATCCTTCCGCTTGTGGCGGGATCAGGTAGTGGTTTAACTGGTGCCCATGATCCTCTCGTTTGGCCAGACTCTCTAGATACAGTTCACTTGTATTGTGAGTGACCAGTTAACTGTTTATAGGGGGTGTACGGGTCAAAATCGCGCAAACTGTACCTGTCTGCGCCTATTTGGTGCATTTTTGCTCAATTCGGTGAGAGAAGAAGACAAAAGCCGTAGAAAAAGACCGGTACAGAAGTACAGTTTTTGACGAGATCGGAAGTTTTCAAATCCCGCTGGCGAAACTGTGTTTGCGCCAGCGGAATATCTGTGCGGATTACGCCTTCAGCATGCGTCCGGTTTCTTCCAGATTGATGTGCCAGCTCAGGGCATCACGCAGGATATGCGGGGTGTGGCCGCCAATGGCGCAGGCTTTGTCGAAATAGTCGTTCAGTGCCTGGCGGTAATCCGGGTGCACACAGTTGTCGATGATGACTCGTGCGCGTTCCCGTGGCGCCAGGCCGCGCAGGTCGGCGAGGCCGACCTCGGTCACCAGGATGTCGACGTCATGCTCGGTATGGTCGACGTGGCTGACCATCGGCACTACGCTGGAAATCGCGCCGCCCTTGGCGATCGACTTGGTCACGAACACCGCCAGGTGCGCGTTGCGTGCGAAGTCGCCCGAGCCGCCAATACCGTTCATCATCCGCGTACCGCAGACGTGGGTGGAGTTGACGTTGCCGTAGATGTCGAACTCA
This genomic window contains:
- a CDS encoding DUF1127 domain-containing protein; translation: MNHLQDVSAVTVDRSPRYGLLRRLFKGFWRGLERARTRRLLAQLDGRDLADLGLSHADRLNELEKPFWR
- a CDS encoding DUF1127 domain-containing protein, translated to MERTLSSELFFEDKAAKTQASLPLRVIANLMLWQRRISSRHQLARLDSRLLADAGISEAQRYEELSKPFWR